The proteins below come from a single Candidatus Kirkpatrickella diaphorinae genomic window:
- the mraZ gene encoding division/cell wall cluster transcriptional repressor MraZ, translated as MSVFLGTHQNRFDAKGRVSIPAPFRNALKALQSGDGALVILRPSHLHPCIEAWPPASFGALARPLDDIDIFSEEHDDLAASLYADAYPIDSDKEGRIILPDMLRQHAGLSDDVTFMGLGRVFQIWEPGAAIKRREEARLRTRTTLAQRSASSIKGSDA; from the coding sequence GTGAGTGTGTTTTTAGGCACGCACCAAAACCGTTTTGACGCCAAAGGGCGTGTATCAATCCCCGCACCGTTCCGGAACGCGCTTAAGGCGCTGCAATCCGGTGACGGTGCGCTTGTGATCCTGCGCCCATCGCATTTGCATCCCTGCATTGAGGCCTGGCCCCCCGCTTCTTTCGGCGCGCTTGCCCGCCCGCTTGACGACATCGACATTTTTTCTGAGGAGCATGACGACCTCGCTGCCAGCCTCTATGCCGATGCCTATCCAATCGATTCGGATAAAGAGGGTCGCATCATCCTCCCTGACATGCTCAGGCAGCATGCGGGATTATCTGACGACGTCACTTTCATGGGCCTCGGACGCGTTTTTCAGATCTGGGAGCCGGGCGCGGCCATCAAAAGGCGGGAGGAAGCCCGTCTGCGCACCCGCACGACGTT